Part of the Rhodococcus sp. OK302 genome is shown below.
AGGTGCCCAGTGCAATGGCTACGGCGCAGGTGAACTTCACCCAGAAAGGCATCTCCGCATCTGCGGTGATGGACCCGTGGGCGACCAGGGCCAAGAAAATGACGCCCATCGTCTTCTGGGCGTCATTGGTGCCGTGCGCAAGTGAGATCAGTGAGGCGGTGCCGACCTGGCCGAAACGGAATCCGCGCTCACGCTCGTCTTCTTTGACGGAGGCCGTGATGCGGTACACGAGTTTGGTGCCGACACCGGCGACCAGCGCTGCGACAACAGGCGCGAGGAGTGCCGGGAAGATGACCTTGGTGGCGACGCCACCCCATTCGACTCCACCCATGCCGATGGAAGCGATTGCCGCACCGATCAATCCGCCGAACAGAGCGTGTGAGGAGCTCGACGGCAAGCCGAGCAGCCACGTCGCGAGGTTCCAGATGATGCCGCCCACGAGGCCGGCAAAAACGATCAGCAGTAGGTCTTGCCCACTGACGGTGTTGAGATTGACGACGCCTTTCGCGACAGTCGCTGCAACCTCGACGGAGAGGAAGGCGCCGACCAAATTGAGAATGGCGGAGAGTGTGACCGCGACCTTCGGTTTGAGTGCGCCGGTGGCAATGGATGTGGCCATTGCATTGCCTG
Proteins encoded:
- a CDS encoding inorganic phosphate transporter; amino-acid sequence: MTAELVILLVVVVTALAFDFTNGFHDTGNAMATSIATGALKPKVAVTLSAILNLVGAFLSVEVAATVAKGVVNLNTVSGQDLLLIVFAGLVGGIIWNLATWLLGLPSSSSHALFGGLIGAAIASIGMGGVEWGGVATKVIFPALLAPVVAALVAGVGTKLVYRITASVKEDERERGFRFGQVGTASLISLAHGTNDAQKTMGVIFLALVAHGSITADAEMPFWVKFTCAVAIALGTYLGGWRIIRTLGKGLVEIAAPQGLAAEASSAAIILTSSHLGLPLSTTHVATGSILGTGLGRKGAEVRWGVAGRMGAAWLITLPSAAIVGAICWALAHYIGGLTGVLIVFAALIAFAVFMYLRSRKEPVDAANVTAEWDENQSVTVADPEPSPETTHNS